The Candidatus Lokiarchaeota archaeon genome has a window encoding:
- a CDS encoding glycine cleavage system protein H: MVTKEGFEFPEDLYYNSDQIWLKKEDGQVRIGFTTFGMELAGKIKFVRLRPPGRSIDAGRSIGTLESGKWTGAVKSPVTGKLVEVNDELKTNPTILNEDPYGEGWIAVLEPENLDEDLEDMQGADGLEEWVEAEWEDKSGDL, encoded by the coding sequence ATGGTGACTAAGGAAGGATTTGAATTTCCGGAGGATCTATACTACAACTCTGATCAGATTTGGCTAAAGAAAGAAGATGGCCAGGTCAGAATTGGTTTTACTACCTTCGGAATGGAATTAGCGGGCAAGATTAAGTTCGTCAGACTACGCCCTCCTGGCAGAAGTATTGATGCTGGTCGTAGTATTGGCACGCTTGAATCTGGAAAATGGACTGGAGCAGTCAAATCCCCAGTAACAGGAAAGCTCGTGGAAGTTAATGATGAGCTCAAGACGAATCCCACAATCCTCAACGAAGACCCCTATGGAGAGGGTTGGATTGCCGTCCTTGAACCCGAGAATCTTGATGAAGACCTTGAAGATATGCAAGGTGCAGATGGTTTAGAAGAATGGGTCGAGGCGGAATGGGAGGACAAGAGCGGGGACCTTTAA
- a CDS encoding FAD-binding protein gives MRLRNIVAGANASIYYRLDFEKIKRVFYPENEEDVRDAISYARKHEYDVTPKGAGSGLSGACTGGNRGRVIISTLRMNKILDVSTEQGYVDVHPGTTPDEINALLEPKDMKFWVAPSSRDVATVGGILNTDGGGNDTWVNGTMRDNTLRVEMMLYDGREISVDKDGVESEDPELQRQLNNKGLTIDDIASSHGTLGFITQLRVAVRPFPDEELIGALVEYENYDRMGKTIHEMISRNSPIRYGESIIMAHKDIRENLSPPLQILEFPEHYAEELGEITDYRQLDSAELEQLKDTRIKLPKRNPKEGTQLALFEGYGLHDDSLLNMEQSIEHINEVLREHDLIPFAKYGHAPSKWYMGNNKPAYGIIMHSREIRPKGQSSEDIFETVLALVDRCKELGITPKPEHKWPFADKDKKKRITELRKIMGRGFNSFILAKDCATSTLRTMV, from the coding sequence GTGAGATTACGAAACATAGTAGCAGGGGCAAATGCATCAATATACTACCGACTTGATTTCGAGAAAATCAAACGGGTTTTCTACCCTGAAAATGAGGAGGACGTCCGTGATGCTATCAGCTACGCTCGAAAACATGAGTATGATGTTACTCCAAAGGGAGCAGGTTCGGGTCTTAGTGGAGCATGTACTGGAGGGAACCGAGGAAGAGTAATCATCAGCACTCTTCGAATGAACAAAATTCTAGATGTTTCAACTGAACAGGGGTACGTGGACGTTCACCCAGGTACGACTCCAGATGAAATCAATGCGCTTCTGGAGCCAAAGGATATGAAATTCTGGGTTGCCCCAAGCAGCAGAGATGTTGCAACAGTTGGGGGTATTCTGAATACAGATGGCGGTGGGAATGATACGTGGGTCAATGGCACGATGCGTGACAATACACTGAGGGTTGAGATGATGCTTTATGATGGGCGTGAAATATCCGTAGACAAGGATGGTGTAGAATCTGAGGACCCAGAACTCCAGAGGCAATTGAATAACAAGGGACTAACAATCGATGATATCGCAAGCTCTCACGGAACTCTGGGATTCATAACCCAGTTACGAGTCGCTGTTCGGCCATTCCCTGACGAGGAGTTGATTGGTGCGCTCGTTGAGTATGAGAACTATGATAGAATGGGCAAAACAATTCATGAAATGATCAGCAGAAACAGTCCAATCCGATATGGTGAGAGCATAATAATGGCCCACAAGGATATACGGGAGAATCTTTCTCCCCCGCTTCAAATATTGGAGTTTCCAGAACATTATGCTGAAGAACTGGGAGAGATAACTGACTACAGACAATTGGATAGTGCGGAACTTGAACAACTGAAAGACACTAGAATCAAGCTACCCAAGCGCAATCCAAAAGAGGGGACACAGCTGGCACTATTCGAGGGTTATGGGCTCCATGATGATAGTTTGTTAAATATGGAGCAAAGTATTGAACACATCAATGAGGTTCTCCGGGAACACGATTTGATCCCGTTTGCGAAGTATGGACATGCACCGAGCAAGTGGTATATGGGCAACAACAAACCTGCATATGGTATAATAATGCACTCACGAGAAATCAGACCCAAGGGACAAAGCAGCGAGGATATTTTCGAAACAGTACTAGCACTAGTTGATAGATGCAAAGAGCTTGGAATCACACCAAAACCTGAACATAAGTGGCCATTTGCTGACAAGGACAAAAAAAAGAGAATCACGGAACTCAGGAAAATCATGGGCCGGGGTTTCAACAGCTTCATCCTCGCGAAGGATTGTGCTACATCAACTCTGCGAACGATGGTTTAG
- a CDS encoding 4Fe-4S dicluster domain-containing protein, protein MSFDRCVRCGSCLKICPMFDVTGDEKFSPRGKMYVLQVMDMIENDEEAGKEFRKLLFECTMCGRCDEICESDVDLLQVWHEQRGRAISKSPDQFDYLQSLKKSLGNVKNIYGLPEEDRAVYWLDEMELEIPEIRDRVYEEGKTAKIMVFLGCLMSFRASQMDVVKALFEVLEHLDSDYLVMGAEEFCCGHPLHLMGDDEAAQDLWNHNKDIIDSAGVDQVVTCCPGCLIQLSQHHDFKRAEVLHHTEYLDQVLDEAPKYEQEAEMAYHDPCELHRISDVKKEPRSLLQKMKVDFREMDLSCCGGGGLLRMTDPDLSDKIMAVRAKREDLADTIVVTCCPSCREQFLANDIQTRDIVEILADTYEGGSE, encoded by the coding sequence ATGTCTTTCGATCGCTGTGTGCGATGTGGATCGTGCCTCAAAATCTGCCCTATGTTCGATGTAACAGGGGATGAAAAATTCTCACCCCGTGGGAAAATGTATGTCCTGCAAGTTATGGACATGATAGAGAATGATGAAGAAGCTGGAAAGGAATTTCGCAAACTGCTTTTCGAATGCACAATGTGCGGCAGATGTGATGAAATCTGTGAATCAGATGTTGACCTGTTACAAGTTTGGCATGAACAGAGGGGTAGGGCAATTAGCAAATCACCTGACCAGTTTGATTACCTGCAGTCACTAAAGAAATCACTAGGGAATGTCAAGAACATCTATGGTCTCCCCGAAGAAGACAGAGCCGTCTACTGGCTCGACGAGATGGAGCTGGAGATTCCCGAAATACGGGACCGGGTATACGAAGAAGGAAAAACAGCCAAAATCATGGTTTTCCTTGGATGTCTCATGTCCTTTAGAGCCAGTCAGATGGACGTTGTGAAAGCCCTTTTCGAGGTTCTCGAGCATCTAGACAGCGACTATCTTGTAATGGGAGCAGAAGAATTCTGCTGCGGCCATCCCCTACATCTCATGGGAGATGATGAAGCTGCACAAGATTTGTGGAATCACAACAAAGACATTATCGATTCTGCGGGTGTGGATCAAGTTGTAACCTGTTGCCCGGGATGTCTCATCCAGCTTTCACAGCATCACGATTTCAAAAGAGCCGAGGTGCTCCATCACACAGAATATCTGGACCAAGTACTCGATGAGGCTCCAAAATATGAACAGGAAGCAGAGATGGCTTATCATGACCCCTGTGAACTCCATCGAATAAGTGATGTGAAGAAAGAGCCTCGTTCCCTGCTTCAGAAAATGAAGGTTGACTTCAGAGAAATGGATCTTTCCTGTTGTGGAGGTGGAGGATTGTTACGAATGACCGATCCTGACCTCAGTGACAAAATAATGGCAGTCAGAGCAAAACGTGAAGATTTGGCAGATACGATTGTAGTGACCTGTTGTCCATCATGTCGTGAGCAGTTCTTGGCCAATGATATTCAAACCCGGGACATCGTCGAGATACTAGCGGACACCTACGAGGGGGGAAGCGAGTGA
- a CDS encoding M28 family peptidase, producing MQKKKAIAALLIIGLISTAILGYMLRVPQEDSNGQEQITTIEPHPYNSLNWWDVAWELGESKQFLTPFSEILNEGNRYVEYDEGYPQAADYVLNRMDSLGLDASYCGDHDSVLARQPGYGNDSRAIAFGAHLDTGPAGLGVDNNAGGCAVVSMIASILSQYRLPVDIYYCYFSYNMFFLDEQNKNRAMFGSKEIVDHLQSQGVDVIAYYNFDQLLFQDELQDEDQRLLVEHERLSLYSYQSTKYLADILIAFMKKSGEDIISAVEEYLTDTDHQSFWEAGFPAVNIRSGHEVNPDDPPSDSKNSPDYNKTQAGLVAKAAATTAVYLSHKGNGKMTDLKIENSLAPGQQVSYHTAMTKSQKMDILGGISGNGTLAVEIRNASDTILPFTSISGNETSLQTDHVTGLGPVQITVANYDNNATSFEIHLRYESDTDGNGVVDSEQYSWPQPDPPLDWDKDGLSDKDEQEIGTDIFVQDTDGDSMNDGPEVQNGLDPLVDDSSEDLDGDGLTNIREMIIGTAPNNNDTDGDRIPDAWEVNFRTDPLVNDSTADVDNDNLTNYEEYQYGADPLQMDGDLDGLSDWEEVQVGTNPLDDDSDGDGLKDELEILEGLDPLAPDYDSDLSPDGPDPNPRVNAILIIILLSCVPILVGSIIFWRRIG from the coding sequence ATGCAGAAGAAGAAAGCAATAGCGGCACTACTCATTATAGGCTTGATTTCAACGGCAATTTTGGGGTACATGCTCAGAGTTCCTCAAGAAGACAGTAATGGTCAGGAACAGATTACAACGATTGAACCTCATCCCTACAATTCGCTTAACTGGTGGGATGTAGCATGGGAATTAGGAGAAAGCAAGCAATTTCTAACACCTTTCTCAGAGATTCTGAATGAAGGGAATAGGTATGTTGAGTATGATGAGGGATATCCTCAAGCAGCTGATTACGTCCTAAACCGGATGGATTCGCTTGGGCTTGATGCATCATACTGTGGAGATCATGATTCCGTGCTGGCACGTCAACCCGGTTACGGAAATGATAGCAGAGCAATAGCTTTTGGTGCACACCTAGATACTGGACCTGCAGGATTGGGTGTGGATAATAATGCCGGAGGGTGTGCGGTTGTATCTATGATTGCGTCCATTCTCTCACAGTATCGCCTTCCTGTTGATATCTACTACTGTTACTTCTCGTACAATATGTTCTTTCTAGATGAGCAGAATAAGAATCGGGCCATGTTTGGATCAAAAGAAATCGTCGATCATCTTCAGTCACAGGGTGTTGATGTTATCGCTTACTATAACTTCGATCAACTTCTGTTTCAAGATGAGCTACAGGATGAGGATCAGCGCCTTCTTGTTGAACATGAGCGCCTATCGCTCTATAGCTATCAATCAACGAAGTATCTTGCAGATATTCTCATTGCCTTCATGAAGAAATCTGGTGAAGATATCATTAGTGCAGTTGAAGAGTATCTCACTGATACTGATCATCAATCTTTCTGGGAGGCTGGATTTCCAGCTGTTAATATTCGAAGTGGCCACGAAGTAAATCCTGACGACCCCCCTTCGGATTCCAAAAATAGCCCCGACTACAACAAAACTCAAGCTGGTTTGGTGGCAAAGGCGGCTGCAACGACCGCTGTCTATCTGTCGCATAAAGGAAATGGCAAGATGACGGACCTGAAAATCGAGAATAGTCTTGCTCCTGGCCAACAAGTGTCCTACCATACAGCAATGACGAAAAGCCAGAAAATGGATATTTTGGGCGGCATCTCTGGCAACGGAACACTAGCTGTTGAGATACGAAATGCTAGTGATACTATACTTCCGTTCACTTCGATATCTGGAAATGAAACTTCACTGCAGACTGATCATGTAACTGGTCTCGGCCCGGTTCAGATTACTGTTGCCAATTATGACAATAATGCAACAAGCTTTGAAATCCACCTAAGGTACGAGTCTGATACTGATGGCAACGGAGTGGTAGATTCGGAGCAATACAGTTGGCCCCAACCAGACCCGCCTCTGGACTGGGATAAGGATGGACTCTCCGATAAGGATGAGCAGGAGATAGGAACTGATATCTTCGTTCAAGATACCGATGGTGATTCAATGAATGATGGCCCAGAGGTTCAAAATGGTCTTGATCCGTTGGTTGATGATAGTTCGGAAGACCTCGACGGGGACGGTCTGACCAACATTCGTGAAATGATCATAGGAACTGCACCCAACAACAATGATACTGATGGGGATCGGATACCAGATGCTTGGGAGGTTAATTTTCGAACCGATCCTCTAGTAAATGATTCCACAGCAGATGTTGACAATGATAATCTCACAAACTATGAAGAGTATCAATACGGTGCCGACCCACTGCAGATGGATGGGGATCTTGATGGCCTCTCCGACTGGGAAGAGGTCCAAGTAGGAACAAATCCGCTAGATGATGATTCAGATGGCGATGGTTTGAAAGACGAGCTCGAGATACTCGAAGGTTTAGACCCTCTTGCTCCAGATTATGATTCTGACCTTTCACCGGATGGGCCGGATCCCAATCCGAGAGTCAATGCAATTCTCATCATTATCCTTCTGAGCTGTGTGCCCATACTTGTAGGTAGCATCATCTTCTGGCGGCGAATTGGCTGA
- a CDS encoding malate dehydrogenase: MPEEKLSAEELKKKAEKPGKDAMVLHPYYKGKIQSIGKAPVRDFSDFAIWYTPGVAKACTAIKEKPEQVYNMTNKGNMVAVVSDGTRVLGLGDIGPEAAGPVMEGKSILFKYLGGVDAWPVCLDTKDADEIINTVKLIQPSFGGINLEDISKPKCYRVLEELRADDDVNIPVWHDDAQGTATVVLAGVLGGLNVVEKDIENIKVAMIGVGSANTRTAYLLIAAGVDPKNMVMVDSKGAIYADREDIVEEKDYDTFKYDLAQKTNPERHTGKLVDVIDGADVLIGASRPKPGTIKKEAVEKMADDAIVYACANPLPEIWPWDAKDAGARIVGTGRSDFENQINNSLGFPGIFRGTLDVQATTITDEMCIAAAEALADLGAEEASEHKVIPLMSEWQLYPKEATAVGMKAIEQGIARKEWERDELYKHAEEIIRRARAASETLYKEGHIPKAPET, encoded by the coding sequence ATGCCTGAAGAAAAACTCTCAGCGGAAGAACTGAAGAAGAAGGCTGAGAAGCCAGGAAAAGACGCCATGGTGCTGCATCCTTACTACAAAGGAAAAATACAGTCAATTGGTAAGGCACCAGTGCGAGACTTTTCCGACTTCGCTATTTGGTATACACCTGGTGTTGCCAAAGCATGTACAGCTATCAAAGAGAAGCCTGAACAAGTCTATAACATGACTAACAAAGGGAATATGGTGGCTGTCGTAAGCGATGGGACACGTGTTCTTGGCCTAGGTGATATTGGCCCCGAAGCAGCTGGTCCTGTTATGGAGGGCAAATCAATCCTCTTCAAATACTTGGGTGGCGTAGATGCTTGGCCAGTATGCCTCGATACCAAGGATGCTGATGAAATCATCAACACCGTGAAGCTTATCCAACCATCCTTTGGGGGCATCAACCTTGAAGATATTTCAAAGCCGAAATGCTACAGGGTTCTTGAGGAACTGCGAGCAGATGACGACGTGAACATCCCTGTCTGGCACGATGATGCACAGGGAACAGCAACTGTAGTTCTGGCGGGTGTATTGGGTGGTCTCAATGTTGTTGAGAAGGACATCGAAAATATCAAGGTTGCAATGATTGGAGTTGGATCTGCCAATACCCGAACAGCATACCTCCTGATAGCAGCGGGTGTCGATCCGAAAAACATGGTTATGGTCGACAGCAAGGGTGCTATCTATGCAGACCGAGAGGACATAGTCGAAGAGAAAGACTATGATACATTCAAGTATGATTTAGCTCAGAAGACAAACCCTGAACGGCATACCGGAAAGCTAGTTGATGTCATCGATGGTGCAGACGTTCTGATTGGTGCATCACGTCCAAAGCCGGGAACGATAAAGAAGGAAGCGGTTGAGAAAATGGCTGATGATGCCATTGTGTACGCCTGTGCTAATCCACTACCAGAGATCTGGCCATGGGATGCCAAAGACGCAGGCGCCAGGATTGTCGGTACCGGTCGAAGCGACTTTGAGAATCAAATCAACAACTCACTCGGGTTCCCAGGTATTTTCCGAGGCACACTTGATGTGCAGGCAACTACCATCACTGACGAAATGTGCATTGCTGCTGCTGAAGCGCTCGCGGATCTTGGAGCTGAAGAAGCATCCGAGCATAAGGTGATACCGCTTATGAGCGAATGGCAACTCTACCCCAAAGAAGCAACAGCTGTTGGTATGAAAGCCATCGAACAAGGAATAGCCCGAAAAGAGTGGGAACGAGACGAGCTGTACAAGCACGCAGAAGAAATCATCCGCAGAGCCCGAGCAGCATCAGAAACCCTCTACAAAGAAGGGCACATTCCAAAAGCCCCAGAAACTTAG
- a CDS encoding redoxin domain-containing protein → MVDTGEKAPDFETVDESGNKFRLSDHRGEKIALAFYPKDFTPGCTSEMCSLRDGYEMFDDAGITIYGISGGSAESHQEFREKHNLPFHLLMDEDLEIAEKYDARSKLSVIGLGVKRITYLIDEDGRIQGIFGGEGEEKVKSSEHAKQISQFWGLKL, encoded by the coding sequence ATGGTCGACACAGGTGAAAAAGCTCCGGATTTTGAAACGGTTGACGAGAGTGGTAACAAGTTCAGACTAAGCGATCATCGGGGAGAGAAGATTGCACTGGCGTTTTATCCAAAAGATTTCACACCAGGATGTACCTCAGAGATGTGCTCTCTTAGAGATGGATACGAGATGTTTGATGATGCTGGAATAACTATCTATGGGATATCCGGGGGTTCAGCAGAATCACATCAGGAATTCCGTGAAAAACACAATCTACCATTTCATCTCCTAATGGATGAAGACCTAGAAATTGCAGAGAAATATGACGCCAGAAGCAAACTCAGCGTTATTGGACTAGGTGTCAAAAGAATCACCTACCTCATAGATGAAGACGGACGAATCCAGGGCATATTCGGTGGGGAGGGAGAAGAAAAGGTAAAATCCAGCGAACATGCAAAGCAGATATCTCAATTCTGGGGGCTTAAATTGTAA
- a CDS encoding AAA family ATPase: MEPLLWCLKYRPKKWEDFKGNEVAISQLKNLATSGTLPNMIFYGPFGTGKTSAAEVFARDILGKDFQANFMSLNIRDIRNFPLSKAKRSLSTIARMDPEERTYLDEYMSRVYSEAKAELKLKGGRRRRPNRSQMLHKAIEMFASTITVSNRLTKILVLDEADALDNNMQQALRRTMEIYNDACRFVLITPSLAGWSPAIISRCLLLRFPRGNRDAIEEVVSDIAEKEGVTIQEDAIAAIYRESSGDYRRAINLLQMASSGTSALTEDDVYECSETYLSKSVSEAITKAIDGSFINARKEMVDLLAREGYEPEEIIVEIQRDLLRRPFPKAQLYEILARVAEIDFRMTQARNPFIQLSALLGSIQNLASSA; encoded by the coding sequence ATGGAGCCCCTGCTTTGGTGTCTTAAGTATCGGCCCAAGAAGTGGGAAGATTTCAAAGGCAATGAGGTTGCCATTTCCCAGTTGAAAAACCTAGCAACCTCGGGTACTTTACCTAACATGATTTTCTATGGGCCCTTTGGAACAGGGAAAACCTCCGCAGCAGAGGTCTTCGCACGAGACATTCTTGGTAAGGATTTTCAGGCGAACTTCATGTCGCTAAATATTCGTGACATCCGGAATTTTCCTCTCTCGAAAGCTAAGAGGTCTCTGAGTACTATAGCGAGAATGGATCCAGAGGAACGGACGTATTTAGACGAGTACATGTCTCGAGTCTACAGTGAAGCAAAGGCCGAACTCAAGCTGAAAGGTGGTAGACGGAGACGCCCAAACCGTAGTCAGATGCTACATAAGGCAATTGAGATGTTTGCTTCTACCATTACAGTCAGTAATCGGTTGACAAAAATCCTGGTGTTGGATGAAGCCGATGCCCTAGACAACAATATGCAGCAAGCGCTACGTAGAACTATGGAAATCTACAATGATGCGTGCAGATTCGTTCTCATCACTCCTTCTCTAGCCGGTTGGAGTCCAGCCATAATTTCCCGCTGCCTATTATTGCGCTTTCCGAGAGGAAACCGAGACGCAATTGAGGAGGTGGTCAGTGATATTGCCGAGAAAGAGGGCGTGACTATCCAAGAAGATGCTATTGCTGCGATTTATCGAGAATCCTCCGGTGATTATAGACGAGCTATCAATCTTCTCCAGATGGCTTCTTCAGGCACATCTGCCCTGACAGAAGATGATGTATACGAATGTTCAGAAACGTATCTTAGCAAGTCGGTGAGCGAAGCCATAACAAAAGCCATTGATGGTTCCTTCATAAATGCAAGAAAGGAGATGGTAGACCTACTTGCAAGGGAAGGATACGAACCTGAGGAAATCATTGTTGAAATCCAAAGAGATTTGCTTAGGAGGCCATTTCCGAAGGCACAACTATATGAGATTCTAGCAAGGGTTGCGGAAATCGATTTTAGAATGACCCAGGCACGAAACCCATTTATCCAGCTTTCTGCTCTCCTTGGCTCAATTCAGAATTTGGCCTCCTCTGCGTGA
- a CDS encoding DUF2240 family protein: MNGRQVLLILAHLFRKKGKYVNIEEAVHYLSFRCRYGKPSDIRRLLTFALEQGMISRSDDEISAGFLYEVQDLSPNQIANFRKHLTVKPSIPKIG; the protein is encoded by the coding sequence ATGAATGGTCGACAGGTTTTGTTGATACTGGCGCATCTCTTTAGAAAGAAAGGGAAATATGTGAACATTGAAGAAGCCGTGCATTACCTGTCCTTCAGATGTCGCTATGGAAAACCGAGTGATATAAGGAGGCTTCTTACTTTTGCTCTTGAGCAGGGCATGATTTCAAGGAGCGATGATGAAATCTCAGCAGGTTTCCTTTATGAGGTGCAGGATTTATCACCAAATCAAATTGCAAATTTTAGGAAACATCTCACAGTGAAACCGAGTATTCCCAAAATAGGCTGA
- a CDS encoding phosphotransferase, which yields MNIVPSMIHGYGASQFVDMLRSELKLELDDSIRILGGMSNLNLLITDRKKQYVVKIPALQLEYQKNPYDMQWTIHGIAYRHSLSTRPVAKGTLGNGLPYLVTEYEQGITKTNPQSFQEDELALIRNAQRKFSHIEIPVSCYDHPTAYLSMKKNHLEQVSNNDESHSSPLCDFLEKMRDFGTKLEEEMIELPRWPSDTVHGDLRPSNVILKENSIVFVDFEETFRGNSFYDYAYFFAEPKGRYEVTVDSPLVRNRENLEAILNLLPLALFSCLIWTFTRLVHIEMSIVEENLANPSVRTELIKYFRQKSVQLADTLEVVT from the coding sequence ATGAATATTGTTCCTAGTATGATTCACGGATATGGAGCATCTCAATTCGTTGACATGTTGCGTTCGGAGCTTAAACTCGAGCTAGATGACAGTATACGAATTTTGGGAGGGATGTCGAATCTTAATCTTCTGATTACTGATAGAAAGAAGCAGTACGTTGTGAAAATCCCCGCATTGCAACTTGAGTATCAAAAAAATCCATACGATATGCAATGGACTATACATGGAATTGCGTACCGCCACAGCCTATCCACTAGACCTGTAGCCAAGGGAACGCTTGGGAATGGGTTGCCTTATCTTGTTACCGAATATGAACAAGGAATCACAAAGACAAATCCACAATCGTTTCAAGAGGATGAATTAGCCCTTATTCGAAATGCTCAACGCAAATTCTCGCACATTGAAATTCCTGTTTCCTGTTATGATCACCCTACTGCTTACTTGAGCATGAAGAAGAACCACCTTGAACAGGTCAGCAATAACGACGAAAGTCATTCTTCGCCATTGTGCGATTTTCTTGAGAAGATGCGAGATTTCGGAACTAAGCTTGAAGAAGAAATGATAGAACTCCCCCGCTGGCCGAGTGACACGGTACATGGTGATCTGCGTCCGAGTAACGTGATTCTGAAAGAAAACTCGATTGTATTTGTCGATTTTGAAGAAACGTTTCGGGGCAACTCATTCTATGACTATGCATACTTCTTTGCTGAGCCAAAAGGAAGATACGAGGTTACCGTAGACAGCCCCTTAGTGAGAAATAGGGAAAACCTAGAGGCGATATTGAATCTCCTCCCTCTTGCGCTCTTCAGTTGTTTGATTTGGACCTTCACGAGATTAGTACATATTGAGATGAGTATCGTAGAAGAGAATCTTGCAAATCCAAGTGTTCGAACAGAGCTAATCAAGTACTTCAGACAGAAATCTGTACAGCTGGCTGATACTCTCGAAGTTGTTACATGA
- a CDS encoding helicase, producing the protein MPSTANPLIVQSDRSILLEVDNPRYEEARDALAQFAELVKSPEYVHTYRITPLSLWNAAATGLSPEKVMEALEEYAKYPIPSNVSREIMEYMGRYGRLSLYEGDLDLLLLCDSEDLADQIWASDNVRKHLLGRIDETTMRVDPAERGFLKHALIEIGYPVEDFAGYIEGEPLYFELTEETEDGEEWGLRDYQREAVSIFHAGGGPRGGSGVVVLPCGAGKTMVGMGAMERLQTSTLILCPNVVAVHQWIEELIDKTTLEPDQIGEYTGDIKEVRPVTVATYQILTYRKSRDADFEHFEVFEARNWGLIIYDEVHLLPAPVFRATASIQATRRLGLTATLVREDGREEDVFTLIGPKRFDMPWKQLEDQGWIATAVCYEIRIDLPEKLRKKYALAEDRRKYRLAAENPRKLDIIEKLVEYHADDNVLVIGMYLDQLHEIADLLDAPIITGKTSNSKRQKLYGKFKKEEIKVLVVSKVANFALDLPDANVAIQVSGTFGSRQEEAQRLGRILRPKKDGSFARFYSVITKDTKDQDFASKRQLFLTEQGYQYVIASEEEAIWEKPPEKFFM; encoded by the coding sequence ATGCCTAGCACAGCAAACCCATTGATAGTTCAATCGGACCGTTCCATATTATTGGAAGTCGATAATCCGCGCTACGAAGAAGCAAGAGATGCATTAGCACAATTCGCAGAACTGGTCAAATCGCCAGAATATGTGCACACATACAGAATAACGCCATTAAGCCTCTGGAACGCTGCTGCAACCGGTCTATCTCCGGAAAAAGTTATGGAAGCACTTGAAGAATACGCCAAGTATCCCATACCCAGCAATGTTTCCAGAGAAATAATGGAGTACATGGGCCGATATGGGAGGCTTTCTCTCTACGAAGGGGATCTCGACCTTCTACTACTGTGTGATAGTGAAGACTTAGCAGATCAGATATGGGCTAGCGACAATGTTCGAAAGCACCTACTTGGTCGGATTGATGAAACCACCATGCGAGTCGATCCCGCAGAACGTGGTTTTCTTAAACATGCACTAATTGAAATTGGCTACCCAGTAGAGGACTTCGCTGGATATATTGAAGGCGAACCACTCTATTTCGAACTCACTGAAGAGACAGAAGACGGAGAAGAGTGGGGCTTAAGGGACTATCAAAGAGAAGCTGTATCTATATTCCATGCAGGGGGTGGACCCAGAGGGGGATCCGGTGTTGTTGTGTTGCCATGTGGAGCTGGAAAGACAATGGTCGGGATGGGAGCAATGGAACGACTTCAGACATCGACGCTCATCCTATGTCCTAATGTTGTTGCTGTACACCAATGGATTGAAGAACTGATAGACAAAACCACATTGGAACCAGACCAGATTGGAGAGTATACAGGAGACATCAAAGAAGTACGTCCAGTCACTGTAGCAACATATCAGATTCTCACATACCGTAAATCCAGAGATGCAGACTTTGAACATTTCGAAGTATTTGAGGCCAGGAACTGGGGGCTCATCATCTACGATGAAGTACATCTTCTCCCGGCTCCAGTGTTCAGAGCTACTGCATCCATACAAGCAACAAGGAGGTTAGGCCTGACTGCAACGCTGGTCAGAGAAGACGGAAGAGAGGAAGACGTGTTCACTCTTATAGGTCCAAAACGGTTCGATATGCCATGGAAACAGCTCGAAGACCAAGGTTGGATAGCAACAGCTGTTTGTTACGAAATAAGAATAGATTTGCCCGAGAAATTACGGAAGAAGTATGCATTGGCCGAGGATAGACGGAAGTATAGATTGGCCGCGGAGAATCCTAGAAAGCTAGATATCATAGAGAAACTTGTTGAATACCACGCTGATGATAACGTACTCGTAATTGGCATGTATTTGGATCAGCTTCACGAAATTGCAGATTTGTTGGATGCACCAATAATAACCGGGAAAACAAGTAACTCAAAGCGGCAGAAGCTCTATGGGAAATTCAAAAAAGAGGAAATCAAAGTTCTCGTGGTCTCAAAGGTTGCAAACTTCGCTCTAGACTTGCCTGATGCGAATGTAGCTATACAGGTAAGTGGGACATTCGGGTCCAGACAGGAAGAAGCACAGAGGCTCGGAAGGATACTAAGACCCAAAAAGGATGGTAGCTTCGCACGGTTCTATAGCGTTATTACAAAAGACACAAAGGATCAAGACTTCGCTTCGAAGCGACAGCTGTTCTTAACTGAGCAAGGATATCAATACGTGATTGCATCTGAAGAAGAAGCCATATGGGAAAAACCTCCAGAGAAATTCTTCATGTAA